The following proteins are co-located in the Vicinamibacteria bacterium genome:
- a CDS encoding HAMP domain-containing sensor histidine kinase: MRLLRPPRTAWSVVLMGALLTVLASLQYRWVGELSELEHRRMSGNLRAAADGLGQDLDRDLRELWQTFQPGEGNILGDMNEEYAEWAADFAFPKLIKSVFWVTRNDGLDIKEFNLEEGRFDEASWPPELERIRKPLGELHGSRIDPLYADPLMLVIPQDKLSSQTWAILLLDSHVLVEKLLPARVQEYFGPLGELDYRVWIVDRRDGDRLIYASDPTFERPDLSSPDLERGVFELESETMRPARGGGQYRWAMIVKHQAGSLEAVVESSRRRNLLASFVVVLFFAASVVVLVLNTRRAQLLADQQMDFVTGVSHELRTPIAGVSSLSQNLADGVVGDPGQVREYGKAIHQESRRLANMVDSVLQFSALRSGRKLYQLRPLEPEDAIQRAIDSLGSGVLDSFDFQLDIDEGLPLISGDERALSSAIRNLISNSVKFSQPRARIQVSGRYRAGKDGGEVVLSVEDEGKGIPAAEMPHITKPFYRGRTARNDQVEGSGLGLSIVKDVVEAHGGRLSVSSQPGKGSCFSLHLPVALMTTQGDEVEEAG, encoded by the coding sequence ATGCGCCTTCTGAGGCCTCCGCGAACCGCTTGGAGCGTCGTGCTCATGGGGGCGCTGCTGACCGTGCTCGCGAGCCTTCAGTATCGGTGGGTCGGTGAGCTGAGCGAGCTCGAGCACCGTCGCATGAGCGGCAACCTTCGCGCGGCGGCGGATGGGCTCGGCCAGGACTTGGATCGTGATCTTCGAGAGCTTTGGCAGACGTTTCAGCCCGGAGAGGGGAACATCCTCGGAGACATGAACGAAGAGTACGCCGAGTGGGCGGCTGACTTCGCGTTTCCTAAGCTGATCAAGTCCGTATTCTGGGTTACCCGGAACGACGGGTTGGACATCAAGGAGTTCAACCTCGAGGAGGGACGTTTCGACGAGGCTTCTTGGCCTCCCGAGCTCGAGCGCATCCGAAAGCCGCTTGGCGAACTGCACGGGTCGAGGATCGATCCCTTGTACGCCGACCCTCTCATGCTCGTCATTCCCCAGGACAAGCTGAGCTCGCAGACCTGGGCGATCCTCCTCCTGGACTCCCATGTGTTGGTCGAGAAACTCCTTCCCGCGCGAGTCCAGGAATACTTCGGACCCCTTGGCGAGCTGGACTACCGCGTCTGGATCGTGGACCGGCGCGACGGAGACCGGCTCATCTACGCGTCCGATCCGACCTTCGAAAGGCCGGATCTATCGAGCCCCGATTTGGAGCGCGGGGTGTTCGAGCTCGAATCAGAGACGATGCGTCCGGCACGCGGCGGCGGCCAGTATCGATGGGCGATGATCGTGAAACACCAAGCCGGCTCCCTGGAGGCGGTCGTCGAATCGAGCCGTCGACGGAACCTTCTGGCCAGCTTCGTCGTCGTCCTTTTTTTCGCCGCGAGCGTGGTCGTCCTCGTCCTCAACACCCGCAGAGCTCAGCTTCTAGCAGACCAACAAATGGACTTCGTCACCGGCGTCTCTCACGAGCTCAGGACACCCATCGCCGGGGTCTCGTCGCTGAGTCAGAATCTGGCTGATGGCGTCGTCGGGGACCCGGGCCAGGTACGAGAGTACGGCAAAGCCATCCACCAGGAAAGCCGCCGACTCGCCAATATGGTCGATAGCGTGCTTCAGTTCTCCGCTCTTCGCTCGGGGCGGAAACTCTATCAGCTTCGTCCCTTGGAACCGGAAGACGCCATCCAGCGCGCCATCGATTCCCTGGGGTCCGGCGTTCTGGACTCCTTCGATTTCCAGCTGGACATCGATGAGGGGTTGCCGCTCATCTCCGGCGATGAAAGAGCGCTGAGCTCGGCGATTCGAAACCTGATCTCCAATTCCGTGAAATTCAGCCAACCGAGAGCGCGAATCCAGGTATCGGGGCGGTATCGTGCGGGTAAAGACGGCGGGGAAGTGGTTCTTTCGGTGGAAGACGAGGGGAAGGGAATCCCGGCCGCGGAGATGCCGCACATCACGAAGCCGTTCTATCGCGGGCGGACGGCTCGAAACGACCAGGTGGAGGGCTCGGGGCTCGGCCTGAGCATCGTCAAAGACGTCGTCGAAGCGCACGGGGGCCGACTCTCCGTGTCCAGCCAACCAGGAAAGGGAAGCTGTTTCTCGCTGCATCTGCCGGTAGCTCTCATGACGACCCAAGGGGACGAGGTTGAAGAAGCCGGCTGA